DNA sequence from the Myxococcaceae bacterium JPH2 genome:
AGCCCGGGAGGCGATGGCGCGAGGGGACATCGAAGTGGCCCGGACCTTCGCGCCGCTCACGGTATCGCTCGCCGCAGGCGGGAATGATCCGCACTGGTCCGCGGGCGTGTCGCAACGCCTCCCGGTCCCAGGCGCGCGAGGCGCGCGGATCCACGCCGCTGAACTCGGTGCGCGAGGCGCGGAAGAGGAGCGCCGCTCGAACGAGCTGACGGTGCGAGCCACCACGCGTCGCGCCTACTTCGCCCTGGTGCGAGCGCGACAGCTCGAATCCAACGCCGAGCGAGCCCTGCGTCTCGCGCAAGAGTCCGAGGCCGCGGTCCAGCTCCGCTTCGAGACGGGCGCGGCCCCGGAGCTGGAGTGGGTACAAGCCAGGCTCGCGAGAGCCTCCGCCGAAGTCGCGGTATCGGAGCAGCACGCGGACACGGTGATGCTCTCCGCCGAACTCGCCGTGCTGTTGGGTCGAGACCCGCGCCGCCCCTTGGCGCCGGCAGCGGAGCAAGCCCCGCGGTTGCCCGCGCTGGATGACGCTGTCTCGCGATCGGATCACGCCCCGCGAGCCAAGGCGAGACAAGCGGACGTCGAAGCCGCGAGAGAGTCCTTGCGAGCCGCGAAGCGAGAGCGCTGGCCCACGCCCGTGGTGGGCATCTCGCTGGAGGGAGACGGTCCGCATGGGGAGAGCGTGTTCCTGCGAGGCGCGCTCGACCTGGAGGTCCCCACCCCAGGGTTGGGGCGCGGAGAGCAGGACCGCCTCCGAGCCACGGTGGCACTGGCCGAGGCGCAAGCGGATGAGGATCGCCGGCAGGGGCTCGCGGACATCGTCGTCGCGCACGCGCGCCTCACTGCGGCGCTCGCGACGTTGCGCCGGTACGAGGCGGACATCCTGCCGGGCTTGGAGACCACGGAGCGGATGGCCTTGGACGCCTACCGGGCGGGACGCAGCCCGCTGCTCGCGTTGAACGAGGCCCTCAAGTCCGCCTCGGAGCTGCGAGCCCAATTCATCCAGGCGGCCTTCACCGCGCAGTCGGCCTTCGCGGACCTGGAAGTGGCCGTCGGGAGTGCTCTTCCATGAGATTCAGTGTCGCGCTCCTCGCGTGTGGACTCACGGTGGCGTGCAAGTCCGCGTCGAAGGAGGAGGCCGTGCTGCCGCATCCCCGAGTGCGTGGAGTCACCGCGCATCTGGCCCCCGCGGGAGTGTCGCTCCCGGTGTCGGGCGTATTGGCATCGCCCCCAGGAAGAGAACTCAAGCTGGGTCCTCTGGTGCCCGGTCGCCTCGCGAAGCTGAGCGTCTCGGAGGGAGCGCTCGTGCGGGCAACGCAGACGTTGGCCGAGGTGGAGTCCGCACCCGTCGCAGCCGAACTGACGCAAGCGGAGGCCACCGCGAGAGAGGCAGCGGCAGCGACTCAAGCAGCCAAGGCGAAGCGCGAGCGCACCGAGGTGCTCGTGCAGCGAGGAGTCGCGGCCCGTCAGGAGTTGGAGCAGGACCGCAGCGCGGAGGTCGCCGCGGTCGC
Encoded proteins:
- a CDS encoding TolC family protein, giving the protein MARGDIEVARTFAPLTVSLAAGGNDPHWSAGVSQRLPVPGARGARIHAAELGARGAEEERRSNELTVRATTRRAYFALVRARQLESNAERALRLAQESEAAVQLRFETGAAPELEWVQARLARASAEVAVSEQHADTVMLSAELAVLLGRDPRRPLAPAAEQAPRLPALDDAVSRSDHAPRAKARQADVEAARESLRAAKRERWPTPVVGISLEGDGPHGESVFLRGALDLEVPTPGLGRGEQDRLRATVALAEAQADEDRRQGLADIVVAHARLTAALATLRRYEADILPGLETTERMALDAYRAGRSPLLALNEALKSASELRAQFIQAAFTAQSAFADLEVAVGSALP